The following proteins come from a genomic window of Notamacropus eugenii isolate mMacEug1 chromosome X, mMacEug1.pri_v2, whole genome shotgun sequence:
- the TMEM187 gene encoding transmembrane protein 187 isoform X2 — MKPKYHRALIHVLLTACACIATVYTGLFDDIFVEVGYKHYAEVPVPSFPTFFAMPFNSAINLGYMLLGCYWLLKSKRVFGNDEDVRQIHYLKNVFAVMVLIYGPVQWVRIWTQTHYSAVLDQWFTLPIFAWSVVWCRFVENGWQPWLFVCIECISLASYGLTLLHHLGFDIALACHILVAMWSAIHVHQEYGDNVSAIYISLAFLFCLGFIVLKLADHWLAQWILFKELTGHFWSKLCDIMQFHCAFLFLTHFSGSQRRIAEEKKI; from the coding sequence ATGAAACCAAAGTATCACCGGGCCTTGATCCACGTGCTTCTTACAGCCTGTGCATGCATTGCCACTGTCTACACTGGGCTGTTTGATGATATCTTTGTTGAAGTTGGCTACAAACATTATGCAGAGGTTCCCGTTCCATCTTTCCCTACCTTTTTTGCCATGCCTTTCAATTCCGCTATTAATCTTGGCTACATGCTGTTAGGATGCTACTGGCTGCTGAAAAGCAAGAGAGTCTTTGGAAATGATGAAGATGTAAGACAGATCCATTACCTGAAAAATGTCTTTGCAGTCATGGTCCTGATTTATGGTCCTGTTCAATGGGTACGCATCTGGACCCAGACTCACTATTCTGCTGTTCTGGACCAGTGGTTTACCTTGCCCATTTTTGCTTGGTCAGTGGTCTGGTGCCGCTTCGTAGAGAATGGTTGGCAGCCCTGGCTGTTCGTTTGTATTGAGTGTATATCCTTGGCTAGTTATGGTCTTAccttgctccaccatcttggatttGATATAGCCCTAGCATGTCACATTCTTGTTGCTATGTGGAGTGCCATACATGTGCACCAGGAATATGGAGATAATGTCTCTGCCATATACATCAGCCTAGCTTTCCTATTTTGCCTGGGCTTTATTGTCCTTAAGCTGGCTGACCACTGGCTTGCTCAGTGGATTCTCTTCAAAGAACTGACTGGACACTTCTGGTCTAAACTTTGTGATATCATGCAGTTCCACTGTGCGTTTTTGTTCTTGACACacttcagtggttctcaaagaCGCATtgctgaggaaaagaaaatttga
- the TMEM187 gene encoding transmembrane protein 187 isoform X1, which produces MMKPKYHRALIHVLLTACACIATVYTGLFDDIFVEVGYKHYAEVPVPSFPTFFAMPFNSAINLGYMLLGCYWLLKSKRVFGNDEDVRQIHYLKNVFAVMVLIYGPVQWVRIWTQTHYSAVLDQWFTLPIFAWSVVWCRFVENGWQPWLFVCIECISLASYGLTLLHHLGFDIALACHILVAMWSAIHVHQEYGDNVSAIYISLAFLFCLGFIVLKLADHWLAQWILFKELTGHFWSKLCDIMQFHCAFLFLTHFSGSQRRIAEEKKI; this is translated from the exons ATG ATGAAACCAAAGTATCACCGGGCCTTGATCCACGTGCTTCTTACAGCCTGTGCATGCATTGCCACTGTCTACACTGGGCTGTTTGATGATATCTTTGTTGAAGTTGGCTACAAACATTATGCAGAGGTTCCCGTTCCATCTTTCCCTACCTTTTTTGCCATGCCTTTCAATTCCGCTATTAATCTTGGCTACATGCTGTTAGGATGCTACTGGCTGCTGAAAAGCAAGAGAGTCTTTGGAAATGATGAAGATGTAAGACAGATCCATTACCTGAAAAATGTCTTTGCAGTCATGGTCCTGATTTATGGTCCTGTTCAATGGGTACGCATCTGGACCCAGACTCACTATTCTGCTGTTCTGGACCAGTGGTTTACCTTGCCCATTTTTGCTTGGTCAGTGGTCTGGTGCCGCTTCGTAGAGAATGGTTGGCAGCCCTGGCTGTTCGTTTGTATTGAGTGTATATCCTTGGCTAGTTATGGTCTTAccttgctccaccatcttggatttGATATAGCCCTAGCATGTCACATTCTTGTTGCTATGTGGAGTGCCATACATGTGCACCAGGAATATGGAGATAATGTCTCTGCCATATACATCAGCCTAGCTTTCCTATTTTGCCTGGGCTTTATTGTCCTTAAGCTGGCTGACCACTGGCTTGCTCAGTGGATTCTCTTCAAAGAACTGACTGGACACTTCTGGTCTAAACTTTGTGATATCATGCAGTTCCACTGTGCGTTTTTGTTCTTGACACacttcagtggttctcaaagaCGCATtgctgaggaaaagaaaatttga